A segment of the Vibrio sp. YMD68 genome:
CTTTTTAACTGATCATATCGATTTGGATTTACACGCAAAGCAGAACCTACGTAACGTTACCGCTGGAATGGTGAATCTTGTGATCCAAGATTGCCATTGGCTGAAAGTATGGTTTGAATGGAGTGCCTCAACCAGAGACGAAGTGTGGCCTCTGTTTGTGTCATCGAATAGGACTAACCAGATGTTGGTCAAAAATATGTTCATCAATGCCATCAATCGTGATGAAGTGTGCAGTGATCACGATCCTGACCATCTCACTAATCTATTTCATGGCATCTGCTATTCATTATTTGTTCAATCAAACCGGCTCCAAAGTGAGGCTTCGATGGAACAACTCACCAACAGCTACCTAGATATGTTGTGTATTTACAACCACGACAACATATAAGTTACTGCTCATAATAAAAAAACCGCTGAATCTATCAGCGGTTTTTTATTATTTAAAGCGCTGAGAGATTCAGCGCCTTAGCGTTATTTTCTTTTCACTGCTTTAGCATTTGGTAGATCAGTAATCGTACCTTCAAACACTTCGGCTGCTAAACCAACTGATTCATGCAACGTTGGGTGAGCGTGAATCGTTAACGCGATGTCTTCCGCATCACAACCCATCTCAATTGCTAGACCAATCTCGCCCAATAGTTCACCACCATTAGTACCAACGATAGCGCCACCAATGACACGGTGAGTTTCTTTATCGAAGATAAGTTTAGTCACACCATCTGCACAATCTGAAGCGATTGCACGACCTGATGCTGCCCAAGGGAATGAAGCCGTTTCGAAGTTAAGACCTTCTTCTTTCGCTTCTTTCTCTGTTTTACCAACCCACGCCACTTCTGGCTCAGTGTACGCAATAGAAGGAATAACTTTAGGATCAAAGTAGTGCTTCTTACCTGAAATAACTTCAGCAGCGACATGCCCTTCATGCACACCTTTATGGGCAAGCATTGGTTGACCAACAATATCGCCTATCGCATGAATATGAGGAACGTTAGTGCGCATTTGCTTATCGACATTAATGAAACCACGCTCATCAACTTCAACACCTGCTTTCTCAGCATCCATCAACTGACCATTTGGTACACGACCGATAGCAACAAGAACGGCATCGTAACGTTCAGCTTCTGCTGGCGCTTTCTTGCCTTCCATTGAAACGTAGATGCCGTCTTCTTTTGCTTCAACAGCCGTTACTTTGGTCTGAAGCATTAAGTTAAATTTGTTTTTGATGCGCTTGGTGTAGACTTTAACAATGTCTTTATCAGCCGCTGGAATCAATTGATCGAACATCTCAACAACGTCAATCTTAGAGCCTAGAGAGTGATAAACCGTTGCCATTTCAAGACCGATGATGCCACCGCCCATGATAAGCAGTTTCTCTGGTACTTCTTTTAACTCTAGCGCATCCGTTGAATCCCAAATACGAGGATCATCATGAGGAATAAATGGCAGTTTAATTGGACGAGAACCTGCGGCAATGATTGCATTGTCAAAGTTCACTGTTTTCTTGCCATCTTCGCCATCAACTTCGATAGAGTTAGGGCCAGTAAACTTACCGAAGCCATTCACTACCGTAACTTTACGCATCTTAGCCATACCACCAAGACCGCCAGTCAATTGGCTAATCACTTTTTCTTTCCACAAACGAATCTTATCGATGTCAGTTTGAGGCTCACCAAATACGATACCGTGCTCCGCAAGTGCTTTTGCTTCTTCGATAACTTTTGATACGTGAAGCAGTGCTTTTGATGGGATACAACCCACATTCAGACACACACCACCAAGAGTGCTGTAACGTTCAATAAGAACAGTTTCTAGACCTAAGTCTGCACAGCGGAATGCAGCCGAGTAACCAGCAGGACCTGCGCCAAGTACTACCACTTGGGCTTTAATTTCGTTGCTCATGTTGACCTCTTGTAGTCATAATCCCTAACAGGCTAAGTAGGTATTGATTTTAATTATTTAACATTGGTGCATTTAAACCATGATTTTCAGACCACAAACAGTTTACAGAGATGTTAATGATGTGAAAAGTAAATCAATTTAGCCTGTGAGCTAGACAACAATTCATTTTTTTCAAGCCGATATTTATGCTCAAAACCTGTAATAAATTGTCATTAATTTGTAGTAAGAGCGACACAAGGCCGCTCTTCTATTGTTATCGTTCTATAGTACTAAGCGACGGATGTCGGATAGTGCACTATTTAAGAAGGTAATGAAGCGAGCACCTTCTGCACCATCGATCACACGGTGATCGTATGACAGTGACAATGGCAATTGTAGGCGCGGTTTAAACTCTTTACCGTTCCATACTGGCTTCATTTCAGACTTAGACACCCCTAAGATACCGACTTCTGGCGCATTGACGATTGGCGTAAATGCCGTGCCGCCGATACCACCAAGGCTAGAGATGGTGAAACAACCACCTTGCATGTCTGCCGCTGTTAGCTTACCAGAGCGTGCTTTCTTAGAAACAGCCATTAGCTCTTCAGATAGCTCGTAAATGCCTTTCTTGTTCACGTCTTTGAAAACAGGAACAACAAGACCATTTGGCGTATCAACAGCAATACCCACGTTTACGTACTTCTTGAGGATGATGCTTTCGCCATCTTCAGAAAGAGACGAGTTAAACGCTGGGAATGCTTCTAGCGCTTTAGCCACCGCCTTCATGATAAACACAAGTGGCGTGATCTTCATTCCAGTGTCTTTTTTCGCTTCGATTGCGTTCTGTTCTTTACGGAATGCTTCTAGCTCAGTGATGTCTGCGTTGTCCCACTGTGTAACATGAGGAATCATTACCCAGTTACGGTGCAGGTTAGCGCCAGAGATCTTCTTGATCTTAGAAAGCTTTTGAACTTCCGTTTCGCCAAACTTGCTGAAATCAACTTTTGGCCAAGGCAGTAGACCAAGAGCAGAACCGTCGCCACCTTTACCAGATGCTGCAACGCCAGACTCTAAACGTTTAAGTGCATCTTTCACGTAAGACTGAACGTCTTCTTTTAAGATGCGGCTCTTACGGCCTGTGCCTTTAACCTTAGCTAGGTTAACACCAAATTCACGTGCTATACGGCGAACAACCGGTGAAGCGTGTGCATACTCGTGGTTATCTTGGAAGTCGCCAGTTGCTGCCGGAGCCGTCGCTTCTGCTTTAGGAGCCGATGCCGCCGCTGGAGCCGCTGCTTGTGCAGGAGCGGAAGCCGCCACTGCTACTGGAGCTGCGCCTTCAACAACAAACGTCATGATTGAAGAACCTGTCGATACTTTATCGCCAGCTGCAATCTTAATTTCTTTAACGGTACCAGCGAAGGGTGCAGGCACTTCCATTGACGCTTTGTCGCCTTCAACAGTAATGAGAGATTGCTCTTCTTCTACTGTATCGCCAACCGCGACCATGATTTCAGTCACTTCGACTTCGTCACCACCGATATCAGGAACGTTCACTTCTTTTTCAGCTGATGCTGCTGGAGCCGCTGCAACTGGTGCCGCCGCTGGAGCAGGAGCTGCTGCAACTGGAGCGCCAGAACCCGCTACTTCACCTGTTTCTACAGAGAAAATCATCACTAGAGAACCAGTAGAAACTGAGTCACCAGAAGCGATCTTGATTTCTTTAACGATACCTGCGAATGGTGCAGGCACTTCCATTGAAGCCTTGTCACCTTCAACAGTAAGAAGAGATTGCTCTTCTTCTACTGCGTCGCCGATAGCTACCATGATTTCAGTCACTTCAACTTCGTCGCCACCGATATCTGGAACGTGAACTTCTTTAAGTTCGTTCGCAACAGAAGGGGCCGCCGCTGCAGGAGCAGCTGCAACAGGTGCCGCCGCTTCAACTGCTGGCGCAGATCCAGAACCTTCGGCCTCAAAGATCATGATTAAAGAACCAGTAGACACTGAATCGCCTTCAGAGATCTTAATTTCTTTAACAATACCCGCTTGAGACGCAGGAACTTCCATTGAAGCTTTATCGCCTTCAACAGTGATCAGTGACTGTTCTTCTTCAACCTTGTCGCCAACGTTAACTAGAATCTCAGTAACTTCAACCTCATCAGCACCAATATCAGGTACATTAATTTCGATTGTCATGTTTTGCTTCCTTAACTAATGTCAGTCTTATGCGTATTGCGGGTTAGTTTTGTCAGTGTCGATACCGAACTTAACAATCGCTTCTGCAACAACAGATTTTTCAATATCACCACGTTTAGCCAATTCAGTCAGTGCAGCAACAACAACGTAGCCAGCGTTAACTTCAAAGTGACGACGCAAGTTTTCACGGCTATCAGAACGACCAAAGCCATCAGTACCCAGTACTTTGTATGACTCAGCAGGAACGTAAGCACGTACTTGTTCAGCGTAGTTTTTCATGTAATCCGTAACAGCAATAGCGGGCTCGCTGCCAAGAACGGTCGTGATGTAAGGTACTTTATCTTCTGCTTCTGGGTGAAGCATGTTGTCACGCTCAACGTTTTGACCATCGCGAGTCAGTTCGTTGAAAGACGTCACTGCGAATACGTCTGACGCGACGTCGTATTCTTCGCTTAGAATGACAGCAGCTTTACGCGCTTCATTCATGATAGTACCAGAGCTCATTAGCTGAACTTTAGACTTAGAACCAGCGTGAGATTCAAGCTTGTAGATACCTTTACGAATGCCTTCTTCAGCGCCTTCTGGCATTGCTGGCATTGCGTAGTTCTCGTTCATTACTGTTAGGTAGTAGTAAACGTTCTCTTGCTCAGGACCGTACATACGACGAATACCGTCTTGCATAATAACCGCTAGCTCGTAAGCAAACGTTGGGTCGTAAGAGATACAGTTAGGAATTGTATTCGCTTGAATGTGTGAGTGACCATCTTCGTGTTGCAGGCCTTCACCGTTTAGCGTTGTACGACCGGCAGTCGCACCTAGTAGGAAACCACGTGCTTGTTGATCACCCGCTAGCCATGCCATATCACCAATACGTTGGAAACCAAACATTGAGTAGTAGATGTAGAATGGGATCATTGGCAGATCGTTAGTGCTGTAAGACGTTGCCGCAGCCACCCAAGACGCCATTGAACCAAGTTCATTGATGCCTTCTTGTAAAACCTGACCCGATGTTTCTTCTTTGTAGTAAGAAACAACGCCGCGATCTTCTGGTGTGTACTCTTGACCATCTGGGTTGTAGATACCAACCTGACGGAACAGACCTTCCATACCGAAGGTACGCGCTTCATCACAGATAATAGGAACAATGTTCTTACCAATGTTCTTATCTTTAAGCAGGATGTTTAACGTACGCACATAAGCCATCGTTGTAGAGATATCACGTTTCTGCTCACCCAGTAGAGGGGCAAATGCGTCTAGCTCAGGCACTTTGAACTCTTGAGTGAACTTAGGTAAACGTGTTGGTGTATAGCCGTGTAGAGCTTTACGACGAGCGTGCATGTATTCGTATTCAGGCGTGCCTTCTTCAAGCTTCAAGTAAGGAAGCTCGGTGATTTTCTCATCTGAAAGGATATCTTGTAAGCCAAGGCGATCACGTAGGTGTTGAACATGCGTCATGTCCATTTTCTTCACACCGTGTGCAATGTTCTTACCTTCGGCCGCTTCACCCATGCCGTAACCTTTAACCGTCTTAGCTAGAATGACCGTTGGCTTCCCACCGGTTTCTTTCGCATTGTTGAATGCTGCGAACAGTTTAGACGAGTCATGACCACCACGCTTAAGTGCGAAGATTTCGTCATCAGTCATATCAGCAACAAGCGCGGCTGTTTCTGGGTATTTACCAAAGAAGTGCTCACGTACGTAGGCGCCATCTTTAGACTTGAATGTTTGGTAGTCACCGTCGACAGTTTCGTTCATCAGTTGAAGAAGCTTACCCGTGGTGTCTTTTGCTAATAGAGCATCCCAGTTGCTGCCCCAGATAACTTTAACAACGTTCCAACCTGCGCCTTTAAATAGACCTTCAAGTTCTTGAATGATGCTACCGTTACCCATGACAGGGCCATCTAGGCGCTGTAGGTTACAGTTGATGAGGAAGCATAGGTTGTCCAGTTTTTCACGAGAAGCGAACGAGATCGCACCGCGTGATTCTGGCTCATCCATCTCACCATCCCCTAGGAAAGCGTAAACACGTTGAGCCGTCGTATCTTTCAAGCCACGACCGTTCAAGTATTTCAAGAAACGCGCTTGGTAAATCGCTGAAATAGGACCAAGGCCCATAGATACCGTTGGGAACTGCCAGAATTCAGGCATTAGTTTCGGGTGAGGGTAAGAAGGAATACCTTTACCATCCACTTCTTGACGGAAGTTGTCTAGCTGCTCTTCAGTTAGACGGCCTTCAACGAATGCTCGAGAATAGATACCTGGAGAAATATGACCTTGGTAATACACCAAATCACCGCCGTCCGTCTCATTTGGAGCACGGAAGAAGTGGTTGAAACAGACTTCGTAGAATGCCGCTGCTGACTGGTAAGAAGCCATATGACCGCCAAGGTCTAGGTCTTTCTTAGAAGCGCGTAATACAATCATGATTGAGTTCCAGCGGATGATTGAACGAATACGACGTTCAAGTGTTACATCACCTGGATAAGCGGGCTCTTGCGCTGCTGGAATAGTGTTGATGTAGTTCGTGTTAATGCCTGTAGGCATATCTACACCGTCTAAACGTGCTTTATCTAAAACTTGCTCTAATAAAAACTGAGCACGCTCTACACCTTCTTCACGAACAACTGATTCAAGGGCCTGTAGCCAATCTTGAGTTTCTACTGCGTCTACGTCATGCTTCATGTCAGACATGGCGATCTATCCTTCTATTGGTTGGATTTTAGATAAACTGTCAAAGAGCCGTACTATGACGACTCTTTGCCTTGCTGAATTCTGCGTAATGAACGCTCTCTTCGAGATTCTTCACGCGTGATGTCCAACAATGTTTCTTCGATATAAGCTAAATGTGAATGAGACATTTCACGTGCCATTTCAGGCTCACCAGAAACAATCGCATCCACAATATTCGCTCTATGTTTACTTACTTTTTCGACCACTTCATCGCGGCGATGTAACAACTCTAAATTCTGTAAAATATTCTGTTCGAGCAATGGACCAAGACTACGAACAATGTGCAACAGCACCACATTATGGGCCGCTTCCGTCAAGGCCACTAAAAACTTCATAACGGCGCTGGCTTCTGCTTCAATGTTTTTGTTGCTTTGTTCTTTGGTGATGACAGCCAAACATCCCTGAATTCGCGCAAAATCTTCATCGGTTCCGCGCAACGCAGCAAAGTAAGCTGAAATCCCTTCCATCGCATGCCTTGCTTCAAGCAAATCAAGCTGAGTTTCAGAATGACTCGATAGTAAATTTAGCAGAGGATCTGAAAAGCTCTTCCAAATACTTTCACTAACGAACGTTCCCCCGCCTTGACGACGAGTTAATAACTGTCGTGCTTCAAGACGTTGAATCGCTTCTCTGACCGAAGGTCGAGACACATCGAATTGTTTTGCTAATTCACGCTCAGGAGGCAGTTGCTGCCCTGGAGTTAAAGAGCCTTCTGCGATCAAGCGCTCTAATTCTTTCTCGATAACATCAGAAAGTTTTGGCTGACGAATCCTTTGATAAGCCATATTGATTGCTACCCTTAACTCCAAGTAAATTGGTATTACCAATTATTTATTGGGGTGAAAATTAACATATCAAAAACGTCACTGTCCAGCACTTTATTGATTCAGGTCAATAAACAGAGGTAGTGGTAACAAAACCATAACTTGCAATATTCATTTACAAAAACTATCTGAACAATATTGGTCAGACCAATTAAAGATTAACCAAATTAGCGTTGTACAAATAAGCGGAGTGGATGGTTGAATATCCAAACAAGAGCGTTAAAAGCAGTAAAAAGACGAGAAAAAACAGGAGGAAAAAAGAAAACCAGAGTAACATTGGTCACAATCACTCTGGCATAAGTTCAAATTAGCTACATAGCTTCAATATAATCAATCATTAACTGAAGAGATTGGTTCCCTCTAAATTCATTGATATCGAGTTTAAACGCCACTCTTGCTGTTTTTACCGATGCATCAGGCCAACGCTTAAGATCAATATTAAAGGCAATGCCATCAATCATGATGTTCGTAGGATGCCCTTTGTAAAGAGGCTCCAGCATGAGCTTTAGGTGTTTTTCACCCACCAGTTTCTGGTGCAATATTTTAAACTCACCATCAAACATGGGTTCAGGAAAGGCTTGCCCCCAAGGCCCACCAGCCCGTAATGATTCCGCCGTGTGCATAGAAAATTGCTCAGGAAGCAGCTCACCATCCGACAAAATCACACCTTTTAATGCGTTATCGTCGAGTTCTTGCTTCACTACTTGATCAAACAAACGGGAAAAGCGCTCAAAGTCCACTTCAGCAATACTCAACCCAGCCGCCATAGCATGACCACCAAACTTAGCAATCAAACCTGGGTTCTGGGTATCAATGCGGTCAAGAGCGTCTCTCATGTGTAATCCTGGAATCGAACGACAAGACCCTTTGATCATCCCTTCTCCGCCATCGGCGAAGGCAATCACAGGTCTATGGAATTTCTCTTTAATACGAGAAGCCAGAATGCCGATCACCCCTTGGTGCCAGTCTCGCTGGAACAGAACTAAACCGTGGGGCAGTTCCGTATTGTCACCAAATTGTAAGCGCTCGCAAAAAGCCATCGCCTCTTGCTTCATGCCCTCTTCGATCTCTTTGCGGGTTTGATTTAAGCCATCCAACTCACTGGCCATGCGTCTTGCTGCGTGAATGTTGTTACACATTAATAGCTCAACACCAAACGACATATCATCTAAGCGCCCTGCCGCATTGATTCTTGGCCCTAAGGCGAAGCCAAAATCGGTGGCGATCAGTCGATGTGCGTCTTTTTTTGCCACTTCAATGAGTGCTTGAATACCGGGTCTGGCTTTACCTGCTCGGATACGCTGGAGCCCTTGGTGAACCAAAATTCGATTGTTTTCATCCAAAGCAACCACATCCGCGACCGTGCCCAGCGCCACTAAATCGATCAGCTCCATCAGTTTAGGCTCAGCCATGTTACTGGAAAGGAACCAATCCACTTTTCGCATGTGTACGCACAGGGCCATCATCAGGTAAAAAGCCACCCCAACACCCGCTAACGATTTAGAGGGGAAATCGCAGGATTCTAGATTTGGGTTGACCATCGCGTCAGCAATCGGGAGTTCATGACCGGGTAAGTGATGATCCGTCACGAGCACTTGAAGACCTTTTTCTTTGGCATAACGAACCCCTTCTATTGAAGAGACGCCGTTGTCCACCGTCATGATCACTTCAGCCCCCAGCGTTATCGCCTGATCAACCACTTCAGGGCTTAACCCATAACCGTCTTCAAAGCGGTTAGGCACCAAGTAGTCGACATTACTGCAACCGAGCATACGAAGAGCCAAAACCGATAACGCTGAGCTGGTCGCGCCATCGGCATCAAAATCTCCGACAATGATAATGCGTTGATTGTGTTTAATCGCGTCAAACAGCAGCTCAACCGCAAGCTGAATACCATCCAGTTTCTGATAGGAATGGAGTGCTTTGGCGGTTTTATCTAATTGCTTAGCCGAACGAATGCCACGATTAAGATAAATTTTCTTAAGCAGTGGGTCCATGGGTTCAGCAAGAAGAGAGAGATCAACATCAGGACGACGACGAATTTCGATCATAGATACGCACTTAGCAGGCGATGATTCGCCTGCTCCTTGTTATAAATGAATAGACTTAGCGTTAATTAGATAATGATTACTGAGCCTGTAACTGCTCTAGCAATTTAGCGGGTGGTAAGTAGCCGCCAATCATTTCTCCACTAGGAAGGAATATCGATGGTGTTCCGCTGATCCCTAATGATTTGCCTAATGTGAAATGCTTCACTACGGTGTCTAAGCACTGACCAAAGTTGGCGTTTTTTTCAGGGAAGCTGCGGTTAATTTTAGCGTCATGCATCGCGGCTTTAGGGTCGTCAGCACACCAAACAGCGGCCATTTGCTCGCCAACTTCTGAGCGAGGCCCCTGACGTGGGTACGCCATGTAACGCACCGTGATGCCGAGATCGTTATAGCCATTCATTTGGCTATGTAAGCGTACACAATACCCACACGTGGTATCGGTAAAGATAGTGACCACGTACTTCTCATTATCGGCCTTAAACTCAATAACGCTGTCACTGAGTGCTGCAAGTTTTGCTGCATTCAATGGTGCTTGACGCTTGGCAAGGACATCTTCATACCCACCACCGGCTTTGTGCTGGTAGAGCGTCCCAGACATAAAAAATTCACCATCGACAGAAGAATACAACACGCCGCCACTGGTTTGAACTTCGTATAGCCCCGCAATTTGAGTCGGCAAAATATCCAACACCTTCAGCTGTAGTTTGGCGAAATTGTTGATGATCTTCTGTCTCGATTCCTCCGTTAAGCTTGTTTCTTCACTCGCTAACGTTGGTTCTAAAGCCACCGCTTGTTGAACTTCCGCTTGAACGGTTGATGCTTCTTCGGTCTTAACCACTTCTTCTGCATTACAAGCCATCACAAAAAACGGCAGTGTTAGTATAGATAGTCGGCGTAATACGCTCATTAAAATCACCTTTATATTAAGCCCTAGGATGGTGCTCACTATGAATTTGTTTTAGCCTTTCAGTGGCGACGTGGGTATAGATTTGCGTCGTCGATAAATCACTGTGGCCCAATAGCATTTGCACAACGCGTAAATCGGCTCCGTAGTTGAGCAAATGAGTCGCGAAGGCATGCCTTAATACGTGCGGAGACAAAAGCTCGGTATCAATCTCTGCGATCACCGCATAATGCTTTATCCTATGCCAGAATGTCTGACGAGTCATCTGTCTCGCACGGTTACTTGGAAAAACAACGTCTGATGTTTTCTCACCAAGTAGTGTAGACCTTCCTTGCTCTATAAAAGTTTCAATCCAATCGACGGCATTTTCTCCCATAGGCACCAAACGCTCTTTTCCGCCTTTGCCCGTTACGCGCACTACGCCTTGACGTAAACTGAGATTTTCCATCGTCAGACTCACTAATTCCGTTACACGTAAGCCGGTCGCGTACAGTAACTCAAGCATCGCTTTGTCTCGAAGCTGTATCGGATCATTGGGATCCGGCGCCTCTAATAGTGCATCCACTTGTTCTTCTGACAGATCTTTGGGTAAACGCTGAGGAAGTTTTGGGCTAACCAACAGAGCACTAGGATCATCCCCTCGCATCTTCTCGCGGTGCAAGTACTGAAATAGGCGTCGAATAGCAGACAGCATACGTGCCCGTGACGTCTGTTTATATTCCTTGTCAACCAGCCAAGCTTGATATTCTTGTAGCCCTGACAGATTGATCGCATTCAAGCGGTAATTGTGTTCACCCATCCAGTGCAGCAGCTTTTGTACATCCGTCCGATACGACAGTAACGTATTTTCAGACAATCCTCGTTCCATCCACATAGCGTCGAGAAACTGCTCGAGAATACCCTGCTCTGGAGATTGAGGGCCTTGATTAGACGAGTTTAATTTTGACACGGTAAACCTCTTTAACAACAACGCGTTCAGGTTATGTGAGTCCAGACATTAAAGCCACAAATTTGTCCATTTGATGAAATTCTAACTGCATTACTGGTGTGTTTATGGTTAAAATCCCTCATCGCACATCAAGACTATAACATTATGAAGATTGGTTTATTTTACGGCTCAACAACTTGCTACACCGAAATGGCAGCGGAGAAAATACGCGCTATTATTGGAGAGGAGCTTGTGGATATTCACAATATCAAAGAGAGCCCTATCTCGCTGATGGCTGATTACGACCTGTTAATTCTCGGCATTTCCACTTGGGACTTCGGTGAAATCCAAGAAGATTGGAGCGAAATATGGCAAAAAATCGCTGGCGTGTCGTTAAACGGCAAGTACGTAGCACTATTCGGCTTAGGCGATCAAGAAGGCTATGGCGAGTGGTATCTCGATGCGATGGGAATGCTTCATGATGAAATACAACAAGTTGGTGCGAACATCATCGGATACTGGCCCAACCAAGGTTATGAGTTTGAAGCCTCTAAGGCTCTAACTGAAGA
Coding sequences within it:
- the xerD gene encoding site-specific tyrosine recombinase XerD — encoded protein: MSKLNSSNQGPQSPEQGILEQFLDAMWMERGLSENTLLSYRTDVQKLLHWMGEHNYRLNAINLSGLQEYQAWLVDKEYKQTSRARMLSAIRRLFQYLHREKMRGDDPSALLVSPKLPQRLPKDLSEEQVDALLEAPDPNDPIQLRDKAMLELLYATGLRVTELVSLTMENLSLRQGVVRVTGKGGKERLVPMGENAVDWIETFIEQGRSTLLGEKTSDVVFPSNRARQMTRQTFWHRIKHYAVIAEIDTELLSPHVLRHAFATHLLNYGADLRVVQMLLGHSDLSTTQIYTHVATERLKQIHSEHHPRA
- the fldB gene encoding flavodoxin FldB — protein: MKIGLFYGSTTCYTEMAAEKIRAIIGEELVDIHNIKESPISLMADYDLLILGISTWDFGEIQEDWSEIWQKIAGVSLNGKYVALFGLGDQEGYGEWYLDAMGMLHDEIQQVGANIIGYWPNQGYEFEASKALTEDGSHFVGLALDEDSQYELSDERIATWVEQVLVEYQAAL